A section of the Methanocaldococcus sp. FS406-22 genome encodes:
- the cgi121 gene encoding KEOPS complex subunit Cgi121 has translation MIIRGIKGAKINNEIFNLGLKFQILNANLVATKKHILHAINQAKTKKPIARNFWMEILVRASGQRQIHEAIKIIGAKDGDVCVVCEDEETFRKIHELIGGEIDDSVLEINEEKERLIREVFNIRGFGNLVERVLEKIALIELKKE, from the coding sequence ATGATAATTAGAGGAATAAAAGGAGCTAAAATTAATAATGAGATTTTTAATTTAGGCTTGAAATTTCAAATTTTAAATGCCAACTTAGTAGCTACAAAAAAACACATCTTGCATGCTATAAATCAAGCTAAGACAAAAAAACCTATAGCAAGGAATTTTTGGATGGAGATTTTGGTTAGAGCCTCTGGACAGAGGCAGATACACGAGGCAATAAAGATTATTGGAGCTAAGGATGGAGATGTATGTGTAGTTTGTGAGGATGAGGAAACATTTAGAAAGATTCATGAACTTATTGGTGGAGAGATTGATGATTCAGTCTTAGAGATTAATGAAGAGAAGGAGAGATTAATTAGAGAGGTTTTCAACATTAGAGGATTTGGAAATCTCGTTGAAAGAGTTTTGGAGAAGATAGCTTTAATTGAATTAAAGAAGGAGTAA
- a CDS encoding 30S ribosomal protein S13, which translates to MQNSEFKYLIRVSRTDLDGNKKLIMALQDIYGVGEAMARAVIRVTKLDPNKLAGYLTEEEVKKIEEVLADPAKFGIPSWMFNRRKDYVTGEDKHVIESDLMIIKQEDINRLKRIRCYRGIRHELGLPCRGQRTRSTFRRGQTVGVSRRKK; encoded by the coding sequence ATGCAAAATTCTGAATTTAAATACTTAATTAGAGTTTCAAGGACAGACTTAGATGGGAACAAGAAGTTAATAATGGCTCTCCAAGACATCTACGGTGTTGGAGAGGCAATGGCAAGGGCAGTTATAAGAGTTACTAAATTAGACCCTAACAAATTAGCTGGTTATTTAACAGAGGAAGAAGTCAAGAAAATTGAAGAAGTATTGGCAGACCCTGCTAAATTTGGAATCCCATCATGGATGTTTAACAGAAGAAAAGATTATGTTACTGGAGAGGATAAACACGTTATTGAAAGTGACCTAATGATTATAAAACAAGAAGATATAAACAGATTGAAGAGAATCAGATGTTATAGAGGAATTAGACACGAACTTGGATTGCCATGTAGAGGACAGAGAACAAGAAGTACATTCAGAAGAGGACAAACAGTTGGAGTTTCAAGAAGAAAGAAATAA
- the rpl4p gene encoding 50S ribosomal protein L4: MKAVVYNLNGEAVKEIDLPAVFEEEYRPDLIKRAFLSAFTARLQPKGSDPMAGMRTSAKNIGKGHGRARVDRVPQGWAARVPQAVGGRRAHPPKVEKILWERVNKKERIKAIKSAIAATANPELVKERGHIFETENLPIVVESSFEELQKTKDVFAVFEKLGISSDVIRAKNGIKIRAGKGKMRGRRYKKPRSILVVVGDKCNAILASRNLPGVDVITAKDLGIIHLAPGGVAGRLTVWTESALEKLKERFE; this comes from the coding sequence ATGAAGGCAGTTGTTTACAATTTAAATGGAGAGGCAGTTAAAGAAATTGACTTACCAGCAGTATTTGAAGAAGAATATAGACCAGATTTAATTAAAAGAGCATTCTTATCTGCATTTACAGCAAGATTGCAGCCAAAAGGTTCAGACCCAATGGCAGGGATGAGAACAAGTGCTAAAAACATTGGTAAAGGGCATGGTAGAGCGAGAGTAGATAGAGTTCCACAAGGATGGGCTGCAAGAGTTCCACAAGCAGTTGGTGGAAGAAGAGCACACCCACCAAAAGTTGAGAAAATATTATGGGAAAGAGTAAATAAAAAAGAAAGAATTAAAGCAATAAAGAGTGCTATTGCAGCTACAGCAAACCCTGAATTAGTTAAAGAGAGAGGGCATATCTTTGAAACTGAAAACTTACCAATAGTTGTTGAAAGCTCATTTGAAGAGTTACAAAAAACAAAGGATGTATTTGCAGTATTTGAAAAATTAGGAATTAGTAGTGATGTTATAAGAGCTAAGAATGGAATTAAGATTAGAGCTGGAAAAGGTAAGATGAGAGGAAGAAGATACAAAAAACCAAGAAGTATCTTAGTTGTTGTTGGAGATAAATGCAACGCTATATTAGCTTCAAGAAACTTGCCAGGAGTTGATGTTATAACTGCTAAGGATTTAGGAATTATACACTTAGCTCCTGGGGGAGTTGCTGGAAGATTAACCGTATGGACTGAAAGTGCATTAGAGAAATTAAAAGAGAGATTTGAATAA
- a CDS encoding 50S ribosomal protein L3, with the protein MGLNINRPRRGSLAFSPRKRAKRPVPRIRSWPEEETVRLQAFPVYKAGMSHAFIKEDNPKSPNAGQEIFTPITILEAPPINVCAIRVYGRNERNYLTTLTEVWADNLDKELERKIKLPKKEDRKTVEDLEALKDKIEDVRVLVHTNPKLTCLPKKKPEILEIRIGGKDIEERLNYAKEILGKQLNITDVFQEGELVDTIGVTKGKGFQGQVKRWGVKIQFGKHARKGVGRHVGSIGPWQPKMVMWSVPMPGQMGYHQRTEYNKRILKIGNNGDEITPKGGFLHYGVIRNNYVVLKGSVQGPAKRLIVLRRAIRPQEPLIKVPEITYISTTSKQGK; encoded by the coding sequence ATGGGGTTAAATATTAACAGACCAAGAAGAGGTTCATTGGCATTCAGTCCAAGAAAAAGAGCAAAAAGACCAGTTCCAAGAATCAGAAGCTGGCCAGAAGAAGAGACCGTGAGGTTACAGGCATTCCCTGTATATAAAGCAGGAATGAGCCATGCATTTATTAAGGAAGATAACCCAAAAAGCCCAAATGCTGGACAAGAAATATTTACACCAATCACAATATTAGAAGCTCCACCAATCAACGTATGTGCTATAAGAGTTTATGGAAGAAATGAGAGAAACTACCTAACAACATTAACAGAAGTTTGGGCAGACAACTTAGACAAAGAATTAGAAAGAAAAATCAAATTGCCAAAGAAAGAAGACAGAAAGACAGTTGAAGATTTAGAAGCGTTAAAAGATAAAATTGAAGATGTTAGAGTTTTAGTCCATACAAATCCAAAATTAACATGCCTTCCAAAGAAAAAACCAGAAATCTTAGAAATTAGAATTGGAGGAAAAGATATTGAAGAGAGATTAAACTACGCTAAAGAGATTTTAGGTAAGCAGTTAAACATTACAGATGTATTCCAAGAGGGAGAGTTAGTTGATACAATTGGAGTAACAAAAGGTAAAGGATTCCAAGGGCAAGTTAAAAGATGGGGAGTTAAGATACAATTTGGTAAGCACGCAAGAAAAGGTGTTGGAAGACACGTTGGTTCAATAGGGCCATGGCAACCAAAGATGGTTATGTGGAGTGTTCCAATGCCTGGACAAATGGGATACCACCAAAGAACTGAATACAACAAGAGAATATTAAAGATTGGAAATAATGGGGATGAAATAACTCCAAAAGGAGGATTCTTACACTATGGGGTTATAAGAAACAACTATGTTGTATTAAAAGGCTCAGTTCAAGGGCCTGCAAAGAGATTAATTGTATTAAGAAGAGCTATAAGACCACAGGAGCCATTAATCAAAGTACCTGAAATTACATACATAAGCACAACATCAAAGCAGGGTAAGTAA
- a CDS encoding 30S ribosomal protein S9, with amino-acid sequence MGKIVITVGKRKRAIARAVAREGKGRIRINKIPIELIEPKYKRMKLMEPILLAGEEVISQMDIDVTVKGGGVMGQMDAARTAIGKAIVEFTGSKELRDKFLAYDRTLLVSDARRTEPHKPSRSTKGPRAKRQKSYR; translated from the coding sequence ATGGGAAAAATTGTTATAACAGTTGGTAAAAGAAAGAGAGCTATTGCAAGGGCAGTTGCGAGAGAAGGAAAAGGTAGAATAAGAATAAACAAGATACCAATTGAATTAATTGAGCCAAAGTATAAGAGAATGAAGTTAATGGAGCCAATTTTATTAGCTGGAGAAGAAGTTATCAGCCAAATGGATATTGATGTTACAGTTAAAGGCGGAGGAGTAATGGGGCAGATGGATGCTGCAAGAACAGCTATTGGTAAAGCTATTGTTGAATTTACAGGTAGCAAAGAGCTAAGAGATAAATTCTTAGCTTACGACAGAACATTATTAGTTAGTGATGCAAGAAGAACCGAGCCTCACAAGCCAAGCAGATCTACAAAAGGGCCAAGAGCAAAGAGACAGAAGTCATACAGATAA
- a CDS encoding 50S ribosomal protein L2, with the protein MGKRLISQRRGRGTPTYTCPSHKRRGEAKYRRFDELEKKGKVLGKIIDILHDPGRSAPVAKVEYETGEEGLLVVPEGVKVGDIIECGVSAEIKPGNILPLGAIPEGIPVFNIETVPGDGGKLVRAGGCYAHILTHDGERTYVKLPSGHIKALHSMCRATIGVVAGGGRKEKPFVKAGKKYHAMKAKAVKWPRVRGVAMNAVDHPFGGGRHQHTGKPTTVSRKKVPPGRKVGHISARRTGVRK; encoded by the coding sequence ATGGGAAAAAGATTAATCTCTCAAAGAAGAGGTAGGGGAACACCAACCTACACTTGCCCTTCACACAAAAGAAGGGGAGAAGCAAAATACAGAAGATTTGATGAATTAGAGAAAAAAGGAAAAGTTTTGGGTAAAATAATAGACATATTACACGACCCAGGAAGAAGTGCTCCAGTTGCAAAAGTTGAATATGAAACAGGAGAAGAAGGATTATTAGTTGTTCCAGAAGGTGTAAAAGTTGGAGATATCATTGAGTGTGGTGTCTCTGCAGAGATAAAGCCAGGAAACATTTTACCATTAGGAGCCATTCCAGAAGGGATCCCTGTCTTCAACATAGAAACAGTTCCAGGAGATGGAGGTAAGCTTGTAAGAGCAGGAGGTTGCTACGCTCACATATTAACACACGATGGAGAAAGAACTTATGTTAAATTACCATCTGGGCATATTAAAGCTTTACACTCAATGTGTAGGGCTACAATTGGGGTTGTTGCTGGTGGAGGAAGAAAAGAGAAGCCATTCGTTAAAGCTGGTAAGAAGTATCATGCTATGAAAGCTAAGGCTGTTAAGTGGCCAAGAGTTAGAGGAGTTGCAATGAACGCTGTTGACCACCCATTCGGTGGAGGAAGACACCAGCACACTGGAAAACCAACAACTGTCTCAAGAAAGAAGGTTCCACCAGGAAGAAAGGTCGGACACATATCTGCAAGAAGAACTGGAGTCAGGAAATAA
- the rplM gene encoding 50S ribosomal protein L13, with protein MTVIDAEGAILGRLASEVAKRVLRGEEIVIVNAEKVVITGNKDWIIKTYQEEREKKNVANPRRFGPKFPRRPDDILRRTIRKMLPYKKPKGREAFKRVKVYVGNPKNLTVDEKISHKLNTNKYITLAELSKHLGAKF; from the coding sequence ATGACAGTAATAGATGCTGAAGGAGCGATATTGGGAAGATTGGCTTCAGAAGTAGCAAAGAGGGTTTTGAGAGGAGAAGAGATTGTTATTGTAAATGCTGAGAAGGTAGTTATTACAGGTAACAAGGATTGGATTATAAAAACCTATCAAGAAGAAAGGGAGAAGAAAAACGTTGCTAACCCAAGAAGATTTGGTCCTAAATTTCCAAGAAGACCAGATGATATATTAAGAAGAACAATCAGAAAAATGCTCCCATACAAAAAACCAAAAGGAAGAGAAGCATTTAAGAGAGTTAAGGTTTATGTTGGAAATCCTAAAAACTTAACAGTTGATGAAAAGATAAGCCACAAATTAAACACTAACAAATACATAACATTAGCCGAGTTAAGCAAACACTTAGGAGCGAAGTTCTGA
- a CDS encoding 50S ribosomal protein L23, with the protein MDAFDVIKAPVVTEKTVRMIEEENKLVFYVDRRATKEDIKRAMKELFDVEVEKVNTLITPKGEKKAYVKLKEGYDASKIAASLGIY; encoded by the coding sequence ATGGATGCCTTTGATGTAATAAAAGCTCCAGTAGTTACAGAAAAAACTGTTAGAATGATTGAAGAAGAAAACAAATTAGTATTTTATGTTGATAGAAGAGCTACAAAAGAGGATATAAAGAGGGCTATGAAAGAGTTGTTTGATGTTGAAGTTGAGAAAGTAAATACATTAATAACACCAAAAGGGGAAAAGAAAGCTTACGTTAAGTTGAAAGAAGGATATGACGCAAGTAAAATAGCAGCAAGCTTGGGAATCTACTAA
- a CDS encoding 30S ribosomal protein S11, which yields MAETKKEKWGIVHIYSSYNNTIIHATDITGAETIARVSGGMVTRNQRDEGSPYAAMQAAFKLAEILKERGIENIHIKVRAPGGSGQKNPGPGAQAAIRALARAGLRIGRIEDVTPVPHDGTTPKKRFKK from the coding sequence ATGGCAGAGACAAAAAAAGAAAAATGGGGAATAGTTCATATCTACTCATCCTACAACAACACAATAATCCACGCAACAGACATTACAGGAGCTGAAACTATTGCGAGAGTTTCTGGGGGAATGGTTACAAGAAACCAGAGAGATGAAGGTTCACCTTACGCAGCAATGCAGGCAGCATTTAAATTAGCAGAAATATTAAAAGAAAGAGGTATTGAAAATATCCACATAAAGGTTAGAGCTCCAGGAGGAAGTGGGCAGAAAAACCCAGGACCTGGGGCTCAAGCTGCTATCAGAGCTTTAGCAAGAGCTGGATTGAGAATTGGAAGAATTGAAGATGTTACACCAGTTCCACACGATGGAACAACACCTAAGAAGAGGTTCAAAAAATAA
- a CDS encoding haloacid dehalogenase, translated as MDELNYLINYLANKDSVREEILKLSREITRDCAMLIRKIHKSDDKDEFKDKLNEISEKIKKLNGLATFPEFVGYLSTPQQEFVEALSLYMIKFDNKIPSFKELDFIKEENYILGLADVIGELRREVLEAMKNDNLAEVERYFKFMEDLYEFLMNFDYYHVVDNLRRKQDISRGILEKTHGDIVMFIENLKLRKELKKLQL; from the coding sequence ATGGACGAGCTAAATTACTTAATAAACTACCTTGCAAATAAGGATAGTGTTAGAGAAGAAATTTTAAAATTATCAAGAGAAATAACAAGAGATTGTGCAATGTTGATTAGGAAAATACACAAATCAGATGATAAAGATGAGTTTAAAGATAAATTAAATGAGATATCAGAAAAAATTAAAAAACTAAATGGCTTAGCAACATTTCCAGAGTTCGTTGGATATTTATCTACTCCTCAACAGGAATTTGTTGAAGCTCTCTCCCTATATATGATAAAGTTTGATAATAAGATTCCAAGTTTCAAAGAGCTTGATTTTATTAAAGAAGAGAACTACATTTTAGGTTTGGCTGATGTTATTGGAGAGTTGAGGAGGGAAGTGTTAGAAGCGATGAAAAATGATAATTTAGCGGAGGTTGAAAGATATTTCAAATTTATGGAAGATTTATATGAATTTTTAATGAACTTTGATTATTATCATGTTGTGGATAATTTGAGAAGGAAGCAAGACATTAGTAGAGGAATCTTAGAAAAAACTCATGGGGATATTGTGATGTTTATTGAAAATCTTAAGCTTAGAAAGGAATTAAAGAAATTACAATTGTAA
- a CDS encoding DNA-directed RNA polymerase subunit D: MITIKEKKKTRIGEEFIFSLKAPISFSNAIRRIMISEVPTYAIEDVYIYENSSSMDDEILAHRLGLIPIKGKPLIESEVITFTLEKEGPCTVYSSDLKSENGEVAFKNIPIVKLGRGQKIKIECEAVPGIGKTHAKWQPCNAVYKQVAEDEVEFFVETFGQMEAEEILEEAVKILKNKAESFLQQLELIEQ; encoded by the coding sequence TTGATTACAATCAAAGAGAAGAAAAAGACAAGAATTGGGGAAGAGTTTATTTTTTCTTTAAAAGCCCCAATTTCATTTTCTAATGCTATTAGAAGAATAATGATTTCTGAAGTCCCTACTTATGCTATTGAAGATGTTTATATATATGAGAACTCATCATCAATGGATGATGAGATTTTAGCACACAGATTGGGTTTAATTCCAATTAAAGGAAAGCCGTTGATAGAAAGTGAAGTTATAACATTCACTTTAGAAAAAGAGGGGCCTTGCACCGTCTATTCATCAGATTTAAAATCTGAAAACGGAGAAGTTGCTTTTAAAAACATTCCAATTGTTAAATTAGGTAGAGGGCAGAAAATAAAAATTGAATGTGAGGCAGTTCCAGGCATTGGAAAGACCCATGCAAAATGGCAACCATGCAATGCTGTTTATAAACAAGTTGCTGAAGATGAAGTAGAATTTTTTGTTGAAACCTTTGGACAAATGGAAGCTGAAGAAATTTTAGAAGAAGCTGTCAAGATACTAAAAAATAAAGCTGAAAGTTTCTTACAACAGCTTGAATTAATTGAACAATAA
- a CDS encoding 30S ribosomal protein S4 produces the protein MGDPRRRFKKTYETPNHPWIKERIEREKELCRKYGLRRKREVWKAETILRKYRRQARRLISDRTEQGAKEAVQLFNVLKKYGILKVENPTLDDVLSLTVEDILERRLQTLVFRKGLARTPRQARQLIVHGHIAVNGRVVTAPSYMVTVEEEDKISYAKNSPFNDENHPERAKIVGLTEETQASETE, from the coding sequence ATGGGAGATCCAAGGAGAAGATTTAAAAAGACATACGAAACACCAAACCATCCATGGATTAAAGAGAGAATTGAGAGAGAAAAAGAATTATGTAGAAAGTATGGTTTAAGAAGAAAGAGAGAAGTTTGGAAAGCAGAGACAATTTTAAGAAAATACAGAAGACAGGCAAGAAGATTAATCAGCGACAGAACAGAGCAAGGGGCTAAAGAGGCTGTTCAACTTTTCAATGTATTGAAAAAATATGGTATCTTAAAAGTTGAAAATCCAACATTAGATGATGTCTTATCATTAACAGTTGAAGATATCTTAGAAAGAAGATTACAAACACTTGTATTTAGAAAAGGATTGGCAAGAACACCAAGACAAGCAAGACAGTTAATAGTTCATGGACATATAGCAGTTAATGGTAGAGTTGTTACTGCTCCAAGCTACATGGTAACAGTTGAGGAAGAAGATAAAATCAGCTATGCTAAAAACTCCCCATTCAATGATGAAAACCATCCAGAAAGAGCTAAAATTGTCGGACTAACAGAAGAAACACAAGCATCAGAAACAGAATAA
- a CDS encoding DNA-directed RNA polymerase subunit N, protein MMFPIRCFSCGNVIAEVFEEYKERILKGENPKDVLDDLGIKKYCCRRMFISYRIGEDGREIIDEIIAHDERYL, encoded by the coding sequence ATGATGTTTCCTATTAGATGTTTTTCATGTGGTAATGTTATTGCTGAGGTTTTTGAAGAGTATAAAGAGAGAATTTTAAAAGGGGAGAATCCAAAAGATGTTTTGGATGATTTGGGAATCAAAAAATACTGTTGTAGAAGGATGTTTATTTCATACAGAATAGGAGAAGATGGAAGGGAAATTATAGACGAGATAATAGCTCATGATGAGAGATATTTATAA
- a CDS encoding 50S ribosomal protein L18e, whose translation MKKITATNPRLVRLIEMLKQESYKNQAKIWKDIARRLAKPRRRAEVNLSKINRYTKEGDVVLVPGKVLGAGKLEHKVVVAAFAFSETAKKLIKEAGGEAITIEELIKRNPKGSNVKIMA comes from the coding sequence ATGAAAAAGATAACAGCTACAAATCCAAGGTTGGTTAGGTTAATTGAGATGTTAAAGCAGGAAAGTTACAAAAATCAGGCAAAGATTTGGAAGGATATAGCAAGAAGGTTAGCAAAACCAAGAAGAAGAGCTGAGGTAAACTTAAGTAAGATAAACAGATACACAAAAGAAGGAGATGTCGTTTTAGTTCCTGGTAAAGTCTTAGGGGCTGGAAAATTAGAGCACAAGGTTGTTGTTGCAGCATTCGCATTTAGTGAAACAGCTAAAAAATTAATTAAAGAAGCTGGTGGAGAAGCAATAACAATTGAAGAATTAATAAAAAGAAATCCAAAAGGTTCAAATGTTAAAATCATGGCATAA
- the rpsS gene encoding 30S ribosomal protein S19: MASARRRRIKKKKQVISKKIEFRYRGYTLEELQQMPLREFAKLLPARQRRTLLRGLTPQQKKLAMKIKKARRLLNKGKEPRIIRTHCRDFVITPDMVGLTFGVYNGKEFVEVKVTPEMIGHYLGEFSLTRKPVQHGAPGMGATRSSMFVPIK; the protein is encoded by the coding sequence ATGGCATCTGCAAGGAGAAGAAGAATTAAAAAGAAAAAACAAGTAATTTCAAAAAAGATAGAGTTTAGATACAGAGGTTACACTTTAGAAGAGCTTCAACAAATGCCTTTGAGAGAGTTTGCAAAGTTGTTGCCTGCAAGACAGAGAAGAACATTATTGAGAGGTTTAACTCCACAACAGAAAAAATTAGCTATGAAAATTAAAAAAGCAAGAAGATTATTAAACAAAGGTAAAGAACCAAGAATTATAAGAACACACTGCAGAGACTTTGTTATAACACCAGATATGGTTGGTTTAACATTTGGAGTTTATAACGGAAAAGAGTTCGTTGAAGTTAAAGTAACTCCAGAAATGATTGGGCACTACTTAGGAGAGTTCTCATTAACAAGAAAACCAGTTCAGCACGGAGCTCCTGGTATGGGAGCTACAAGAAGCTCAATGTTCGTTCCAATCAAGTAA
- the argJ gene encoding bifunctional ornithine acetyltransferase/N-acetylglutamate synthase, protein MKVIEGGVTAPKGFKANGYKEGKYGVAIIISEKEAVGAGTFTTNKVVAHPVVLSRELIKNRDKFRAIVANSGNANCFTKDGMKDAKEMQRLVAELFNIKEDEVLVASTGVIGRKMDMSIIKDRINKVYNLIKEGNSSINAAKAIMTTDTKPKEIAVEFEVNGKIVRVGGIAKGAGMIAPNMLHATMLCFITTDIEIDKKSLTDVLQRVVDKTFNNISVDGDTSTNDTVFILANGLSGVNYNECKEEFENALLYVCRELAKMIVKDGEGATKFMEVVVKGAKTMDDAIKASKAIVNSLLVKTAVFGGDPNWGRIVAAVGYSGADFNPEVVDVILSNYKDEVYLVKDGIPLADEGTEELKKAEEIMKSDEIKIVVDLKMGEFENVCYGCDLSYEYVRINAEYTT, encoded by the coding sequence ATGAAAGTTATTGAGGGAGGAGTTACTGCTCCAAAGGGATTTAAAGCCAATGGATATAAAGAGGGTAAATATGGGGTTGCTATAATCATCTCTGAAAAAGAGGCAGTTGGAGCTGGAACATTTACAACTAACAAAGTTGTAGCTCATCCAGTAGTTTTATCAAGGGAGTTGATAAAAAATAGAGATAAATTTAGAGCTATAGTTGCAAATAGTGGTAATGCAAACTGCTTTACAAAGGATGGGATGAAGGATGCTAAAGAGATGCAAAGATTGGTTGCAGAGCTTTTTAATATTAAAGAGGATGAGGTTTTGGTAGCCTCAACCGGAGTTATTGGAAGAAAGATGGATATGAGCATTATAAAAGATAGGATAAATAAGGTTTATAATTTAATAAAAGAGGGAAACAGCTCAATAAATGCTGCCAAGGCAATAATGACAACTGATACAAAACCAAAAGAAATAGCTGTGGAGTTTGAGGTTAATGGGAAGATAGTTAGAGTTGGAGGTATTGCTAAAGGAGCTGGAATGATAGCCCCAAATATGTTACATGCCACTATGCTCTGCTTTATAACAACGGATATAGAGATTGATAAAAAAAGCTTAACAGATGTTTTGCAGAGAGTTGTGGATAAAACATTCAATAACATATCCGTTGATGGAGACACATCAACAAACGATACCGTCTTTATTTTAGCTAATGGATTGAGTGGAGTTAATTATAATGAGTGTAAGGAAGAGTTTGAAAACGCCCTATTATATGTTTGCAGAGAGCTTGCAAAGATGATTGTTAAGGATGGAGAGGGGGCAACTAAATTTATGGAGGTTGTTGTCAAAGGAGCTAAAACTATGGATGATGCAATTAAAGCTTCAAAGGCAATAGTTAATTCCTTACTTGTAAAAACTGCTGTGTTTGGAGGAGACCCAAACTGGGGAAGAATTGTTGCAGCAGTTGGATACAGCGGAGCTGATTTTAATCCAGAGGTTGTTGATGTTATATTGAGTAATTATAAAGATGAAGTTTATTTGGTTAAAGATGGCATTCCATTGGCTGATGAAGGAACTGAAGAGTTAAAAAAAGCAGAGGAGATTATGAAATCAGATGAAATAAAGATAGTTGTTGATTTGAAAATGGGTGAGTTTGAAAATGTTTGTTATGGGTGTGATTTAAGCTATGAGTATGTTAGAATTAATGCTGAATATACTACATAA
- a CDS encoding CBS domain-containing protein, with product MSVKVSEYMTKKVVTVSKDNTVKDVIKLLRETGHNSFPVVENGKLIGIVSVHDIVGKDDNEKVENVMTKREDMVVTTPDANIMDVGRIMFRTGFSKLPVVDEENNLVGIISNMDVIRSQIEKTTPKKLENIIKTYKNLGYNLKVEKKEVDVNKLKPTQNKIHADELIGRMYELKKGLAEPIIAIKTKRGDYYILVDGHHRAVAAYKMGVPKLDAYVIYLDTDKKLGIEKTAEIMNLKSLEDVKIVDTGEGNSVKVIEYNKNSMG from the coding sequence ATGTCAGTGAAAGTATCTGAATATATGACAAAAAAGGTTGTTACTGTTTCAAAGGATAATACAGTTAAAGATGTTATTAAATTGTTGAGAGAGACTGGACATAATTCATTCCCCGTAGTTGAAAATGGAAAGTTAATAGGGATAGTTTCAGTTCATGATATTGTTGGTAAGGACGACAACGAGAAAGTAGAAAATGTAATGACTAAAAGAGAAGATATGGTTGTTACAACCCCTGATGCAAATATAATGGATGTTGGGAGGATAATGTTTAGAACTGGTTTTTCAAAACTGCCAGTAGTTGATGAAGAAAATAACTTAGTTGGAATTATATCAAATATGGATGTCATTAGGTCTCAGATAGAGAAAACCACACCTAAAAAATTAGAGAATATAATTAAAACTTATAAAAACTTAGGATACAATTTGAAAGTTGAGAAGAAAGAAGTTGATGTTAATAAATTAAAGCCAACACAGAATAAAATCCATGCTGATGAGTTGATTGGAAGGATGTATGAGCTAAAAAAGGGTTTAGCAGAGCCAATAATTGCAATAAAAACAAAAAGAGGAGATTATTATATATTGGTGGATGGGCATCATAGGGCAGTTGCTGCCTATAAGATGGGAGTGCCAAAGCTGGATGCCTATGTTATCTACTTAGACACTGATAAAAAGCTTGGAATAGAGAAGACAGCCGAAATTATGAATTTAAAATCATTGGAAGATGTTAAGATTGTTGATACTGGGGAAGGAAATAGTGTTAAGGTAATTGAATATAACAAAAACAGTATGGGATAA